A window of Halopseudomonas sabulinigri genomic DNA:
GTCGTTCTTGCTCAGGGCCACGCGTGCAGCGACCAGATTGGGGTAGTTCTCGGCGTCCACCTTGGTGTGCACTTCAAAGGCTTCGCGCTGACGCGGATCGTGAATCGACCACGCCACCCAGGAGCCTGGCTGATCGCCGCCAAAAAAGCTCAACAGCGTGGGCAGAATGCCGTTGGGCGACGACGGTGGCCGACGAATTACCTTGCCGTCCTCAATCACCTCTTCGTACGGCAAGCGGTGGTAAACCATCACCAGATCGGCCTTGCCCTTGATCTGCAGGTCACGCAGCTCCGAGTCCACGCCCAGCGGGCCGAGAAAGCCGAAGTGCGAGATCGCCTCCAGAATGCCGCCGCAGCCGCTCAGGCGTGCATGCAGAACCTTGGCGCGGTCGCCGGTCGCCTCGATCAGCGCCGGTTCCGACTCACCCACGCATACGCCCTTGAAGCCTTGCTCGTACATCGACAGGTCATTCAGCGTATCGCCGGCCACCAGCACCTCTTCCATCGAGGCGCCCATATGCTCAACCAGACGCCGCAGAGTGGAACCCTTGTTAACGCCGCGCGGCAGGCAATCGAGATACATGCCGGCGGAAAACAGCAGATCACATCCCAGCCCTTCCATCGCCGCACGAACCTTGTCGGTCACCGCCCCCGGTTCGCAGAAATAGGAGCAACGACGCTGCTGGGGTACGTCCTGACGCTCCAGACCGGGGAACACCGACAGCCGCTGGGCCACCACCTGCTCGCCCGGCCAGTCGGCTTCAATCTCGCTCTGCACCGGATAGACCGGCTGCAGGGTTTCACCATCCACTACGGTCGCGCCCACGTCACAGATAATGTAATCCGGCCGGGGGATCGCCGGATCAGACAGCAAGGGCACCACCACCTCGAGCCCGCGTCCGGTCACAAAGACCAGGGTGATGCCCGGGTGGGCGTTGATCAGCTGATACAGCCGTTGCCGGTTATCAGGATCGCCGCCCAGAAAAGTACCGTCCAGATCGGTTGCCAACATCATAGTTTTGCTCTCCCTGTGACTACTGAATTCGGTTCTGCGGCGCACACCTTCGCGTGCGCCGCAGGGGTTGGTTCATGGCCGCGCTGGCGGCGCCTGTTCGTCTGTCTGTGGGCCAGGATCAGCCGGCGCGTGCGCCTCTGGCGGGGTATCGGCCGCAGCGTCGCCGGTGACCGGCGATGGCTCGACGTCCTCGTGGGTGGCGTCCTCCAGCATCATCTCCAGCACGGCGTTCGAGGTACGCACCATGGGTATGTAGTGCGCCGCTTCATCAACAATCCGGTCGCGGCCCTGACGCAGTTGCCACAGGGCATAGAATGCGCACAGCGCAAACATCAGAGTAAAGAACAGCGGTAAGGCCACCGGCGCGGTCAGGCTCATCAGTACACCGGCCAGCGCCGGGCCTATCGCCGCGCCCAGCCCGTGCAGCATCAGCAGCGCTGCATTACCGGACAAAATATCTTCCTGGTGTAAATGATCTATAAGGTGCGCCACGACCGCAGGGTAGACGGCAAAGGAGCCCGCACCAAACACCGCAGCAGCGACCAGCAACCACTGGCCGAAGGGGCCCAGCAAGGCCATCAGTACGCCGCCAACGGCGGCCAGCCCACAAATCAGCACCAGCGCCTTGCGTCTGTCGATCTGGTCAGACAGTCGGCCCATCGGCCACTGCGACAATGCACCCGCAACGATCACCAGTGACACGAACCCGGCGATCTGTACGGTATCCATGCCCATACGCCCGGCATACACGGCGCCCAAGCCCCAAAAGCCGCCCATGCCCAGACCGGACAGCACGGCACCAGCGCAGGCGACCGGCGCTGCCTGCCACAAGCGTTTGAGCGACAACGCCGGGGTATCGCTGATAGTCGGCTGCGCCAGCCGAGTAGCCGAAACCGGCATCACCGCTACCACAATAAGGATGGCCGAGATGGCGAATAGCGTGAACGCCATGGGGCTGTCCCAGCGCAGTAACTGTTGCGCCAGCGCCAGCGAGCCGAGGTTCACCGCCATGTAACAGGCGAAGATCTGGCCACGCCGTTCGGGCGGCGCAGTGGTGTTCAGCCAGCTTTCGATAACAGTGTAGATGCCCACAAGCGCGACGCCGGTGATCATCCGCAGCAACAGCCACATGCCCGGTTCAACCCAGAGCACGTGAATAAGCACGCAGGCTGCTTCGGCAGCCGCCAGAAAGGTAAAGGCACGGACGTGGCCCATACGCCGAATCAAGCGCGGGCACAGCCAGGTTCCGAGAATGAAGCCGGCAAAATACGCCGATCCGAGCAGACCCAAGGTCTGATCTGCAAAGCCTTCGGCGCTGCCGCGCAGTGCCAGCAGGGTATTCAGCAGGCCGGTACCCAGCAGCAGCAGCGCGATACCGGTGAGCAATGCCCCGATGGGCACCAGTAGTCTAATCATGGAGCTGAAATCTCCCCTTGGTGGGCGTGGTCGATTTCAGACAGAGCGGGTGTCAATGTGTGCGTTTATGCATCTGTAATTTATATTCAGCTGTAAACACCCTACCGCAGCAGCGCGTCGCTGACCAGCCTGTATTTTCTTCAGCACCAGTTCAACACCCTGCGCTGAAGACTTATATTACGAACAACTAAAGCGCTACACTGCCGCGACATACCCTTTACACAACGAACCGGTTTACGCCATGTCCAGCCTGAAAGATCTTGCCCGCAAAGTCTGCGCTCCGCTGCTCAACCCGCTGGAAAACAGCGATGCCCCTTATCACTACACGCCCAAGAGTCGCGGCATTCTGGTGGTGATGAGCGTGCTGTTTCTGAGCCTGGCCATTGGTCTCGCGGTATTCCTACCCGCAGGCATCGAGCGTACCTTTCTGATTCCGGTCAGCGTGTTCGGCTTGATCGGCCTGTTTGGCCTGTTGGTTGCCTGGCTGGGTTCGGAACGTGCCATCGCCCGCCTGTGGAACAGCAAGCAGGGCTGAGTATTCAGAGGGGAGCCGGCATGAGCAGCAAAATACTCTTGATTGTCGCGCACGCACCTTCGGACAACACCCGCGCCCTGCGCGACGCCGTCATACGCGGCGCCTCCCACGCCGACATCGAAGCGGTCGAGGTACGCTGCAAACCGCCTTTGGAAGCAGGTCCGGAAGACGTGCTGGCCGCAGACGCCATCATCCTTGGCACTACCGAGAACCTGGGCTACATGAGCGGCGCGCTGAAGGACTTCTTTGATCGCAGCTACTACCCGGTGCTGGAGCTGAAACAGGGCCTACCCTGCGCGCTTTACATCCGCGCCGGCATGGATGGCACCGGCACTCGCCGAGCGGTGGAATCCATCGTCACCGGCCTGCGCTGGAATTGGGTGCAGCCACCGTTGACGCTCAGGGGTGACTGGCAGGCGGACTTTGTAGCGCAAGCCGAGGAGTTGGGCCTCTACATGGCCGCCGGGCTCGATAACAGCGTGTTCTGAGCGCTCACCCTTTCAGGCGACCGCGCGAGGCTTCTGGCACGCACCTTACAGCGTTATACTGCGCACATGGACCGCATACTCGCCCGCCTTGAAGGCTGCTATCAGCTCGCCGAGCAGCACTTCGATCGTCATTTCCCCCGCCCGGATATCGAACTGGATCTGCGCGGGCAGCGTGCTGGCGTTGCCTATCTGAACCAGAACCTGCTGCGCTTCAATGGCCAGATGTACCGTGACAACACCGATGACTTCCTACGGCAAACCGTGCCCCATGAAGCCGCGCACCTGATTGCCCATCAGGTATTTGGCCCCCGGATTCGCCCCCACGGCCCGCAATGGCAAGCCATCATGACCGAACTGTTCCGACTGCCGGCCAATCGCTGCCACAACTACGCGGTCTCCAAACGTAGCGGCACCCGCTACCTTTATCGCTGCGCCTGCCCCGACCACATGCCCTTTACGCCGCAACGCCACGCCTGGGTCAGAAAGGGGCGCCAGTATCAGTGTCGCCGCTGCGGCGATCTGCTGCACTTCACTGGCCGGCAGCTGGCGGCGACGGCCTAACTGGCCACCAAGGCGGGCGCCTCGCCAGCCCGGCGCAGCATCTCTATGTAGGGTCTTAACGAGTAACCCAGCTGCGGCTCCATGCAGTCTGCCCACTGCCGCATGTCTTCAAGGTCCAGGCTCAGCTCACCGGATTGCGGAATGAACAGAATGATATTGCCCTCCTCAACCTCGACCTGCAGGTAATGCGGGCCAAACAGACGTCGCAAGCGACTGGCGGCGTAGGGCTGGCCGCTTTGGCCGAGCTGCCACTGGTTCACCACCAACAGGCCGCCCGGACGCAGCGCCGCCTGGCAGGCAACGAAAAAATCCGCTTGCAGCTGCAGACGGGCAATCCCCCCTTCCATATAAAGGTCGAGAAACAGCAAGTCGCAGCTGTTTACCTGAGTCGCAATGTAGGACTCGGCGCTGTCGACCACCACCTCGAGTCGCGCATCATCGCTCAGGCCGAACCAGCGTCGCGACAGCTCGACTACCTTGGCGCGCAACTCCACCGCCGTCAGCTGCTGCGGCTGCAGGTGCTGCAGCACGGCGTTGACCAGCGTACCGCCACCCAGCCCCATGGCAAGCGCGCGCGATGCCCTGCTTTGCCAGTAACAGGCGAGCAGCATGGCGCGAGTATAGTCATATTCGAGCCACGCCGGATCGCTCACCAGAGCGCAGCTCTGCTCGGTTTGCGCACCAAAATACAGATAGCGCAGCTCACCCTGCTGCGTCACGCGCAGGCTGCCGAAGTCGTCCTCACAGCGCTCGAGCTCCTGTTCGGCGGCACTACCCTGTTGCAGCAAATACTGATAGAGCTGACTTATCCAGCCCATAGGCTGTTTACCCTCCGTCACACGCGCTACCATCTGGCGGCACATGTACATAGATACCCAATTCAAGTAGAAGGCCCATGACCGCACTCTGGACACCCGACAGCTGGCGCAGCAAACCCATACTGCAACAACCCACCTATCCCGACCAACAGGCGCTGCTGGCGGTGGAAGACAGTCTCGCCAGTTATCCGCCGCTGGTATTTGCCGGCGAAGCGCGCGAACTGCGCCGCCAGTTTGCCGAGGTGACTGCCGGCCGCGCGTTCTTGTTGCAGGGTGGCGATTGTGCCGAAAGCTTCGCCGAGTTTTCGGCGCCCAAAATTCGCGACACCTTCAAGGTCATGCTGCAA
This region includes:
- a CDS encoding SprT family zinc-dependent metalloprotease; translated protein: MDRILARLEGCYQLAEQHFDRHFPRPDIELDLRGQRAGVAYLNQNLLRFNGQMYRDNTDDFLRQTVPHEAAHLIAHQVFGPRIRPHGPQWQAIMTELFRLPANRCHNYAVSKRSGTRYLYRCACPDHMPFTPQRHAWVRKGRQYQCRRCGDLLHFTGRQLAATA
- a CDS encoding flavodoxin family protein; protein product: MSSKILLIVAHAPSDNTRALRDAVIRGASHADIEAVEVRCKPPLEAGPEDVLAADAIILGTTENLGYMSGALKDFFDRSYYPVLELKQGLPCALYIRAGMDGTGTRRAVESIVTGLRWNWVQPPLTLRGDWQADFVAQAEELGLYMAAGLDNSVF
- a CDS encoding MFS transporter, which gives rise to MIRLLVPIGALLTGIALLLLGTGLLNTLLALRGSAEGFADQTLGLLGSAYFAGFILGTWLCPRLIRRMGHVRAFTFLAAAEAACVLIHVLWVEPGMWLLLRMITGVALVGIYTVIESWLNTTAPPERRGQIFACYMAVNLGSLALAQQLLRWDSPMAFTLFAISAILIVVAVMPVSATRLAQPTISDTPALSLKRLWQAAPVACAGAVLSGLGMGGFWGLGAVYAGRMGMDTVQIAGFVSLVIVAGALSQWPMGRLSDQIDRRKALVLICGLAAVGGVLMALLGPFGQWLLVAAAVFGAGSFAVYPAVVAHLIDHLHQEDILSGNAALLMLHGLGAAIGPALAGVLMSLTAPVALPLFFTLMFALCAFYALWQLRQGRDRIVDEAAHYIPMVRTSNAVLEMMLEDATHEDVEPSPVTGDAAADTPPEAHAPADPGPQTDEQAPPARP
- a CDS encoding spermine/spermidine synthase domain-containing protein; this encodes MGWISQLYQYLLQQGSAAEQELERCEDDFGSLRVTQQGELRYLYFGAQTEQSCALVSDPAWLEYDYTRAMLLACYWQSRASRALAMGLGGGTLVNAVLQHLQPQQLTAVELRAKVVELSRRWFGLSDDARLEVVVDSAESYIATQVNSCDLLFLDLYMEGGIARLQLQADFFVACQAALRPGGLLVVNQWQLGQSGQPYAASRLRRLFGPHYLQVEVEEGNIILFIPQSGELSLDLEDMRQWADCMEPQLGYSLRPYIEMLRRAGEAPALVAS